The sequence ACCGAAAAGATTCTTCGGTGCAGCCCGTCAAATTGAAAACGGAGGTTCGCTTACAATACTTGCTACCGCTCTTATAGACACAGGTTCTAAAATGGATGAAGTTATCTTCGAAGAATTTAAAGGCACCGGTAATATGGAGCTTCAACTCGACAGAAGGTTATCCAACAAGCGTATTTATCCGGCTGTTGATATTGTTGCATCAGGAACAAGACGCGAAGATCTGCTGATAAACAAAGATATTCTTCAACGTACTTATATTATTAGAAATCATTTGGCAGATATGACACCCGTTGAAGCTATGGAATTTATTCGCGACCGCATGAAAAACACTAAGAACAATGTGGAATTTCTTGCGAATCTAAACGAATAAGTTTAGATATTAAAGGTTAGTTTTTTATTTCCGGAGTTTATCCGTGCACGATGCCCCTGAATCAGGACAACAATCTTTCTCTAAGTTTGCCGATTTAAATGTTAGCGTCATAACCTTTAAGGAATACGCAATTTTACTGAAAAAATAAATAAAAAGCGGGAGATTTATATTCTCCCGCTTTTCCGTATAACTTTGCTCCTATAGAAAATACTGTCTATTTAAATAAAAGTCAGCATTTCTTTAATCGTGATTATTGGTGTTAACTCTTAATCAACTTTATTGCTTTTCCGTTTATCCTCAAATAATATATTCCCCGCAAATATCCGCTTATATCTATTTTTAAGGATTTATCTTCTATATATTATATTTTCTTTCCGGCGGAGTTGAAGATAATCAGTTCTTCTATTATTTCATCAGATTCAATATTAATATAATTTACAGTCGGATTCGGATACACTTTTATTTCTACGGAATAAGCATCAATAGAAAGAGGAATGACAACAACTACCATTGTATGATTTTCAGAAACATTCTCGAAGGTATAATATCCATCACTTAAGGCTTGCGTGTTATTAACTCCGTCTACTAAAACTTTATCTATAGAATAATCTGCTTCTGCCGAGAATGTAAAGGTTTGATCTTCTCCTTCAGCAACCACTACAATTCCTTCGGGCGAGATTGAGCCGCCAAAACCGGAAACACTTGCATCTAACTCATAGGATAATACATCTAAGCGCGTAACAACAATAGTATATGTT is a genomic window of Bacteroidales bacterium containing:
- a CDS encoding T9SS type A sorting domain-containing protein, whose product is MVAEGEDQTFTFSAEADYSIDKVLVDGVNNTQALSDGYYTFENVSENHTMVVVVIPLSIDAYSVEIKVYPNPTVNYINIESDEIIEELIIFNSAGKKI